The Rheinheimera mangrovi genome contains the following window.
GACCAAAGTGCGGACAGGCCAGTTGGATGACGAAGATTGGGCGCGATTATCATCCGCCATTGAGCTTCTGAACAGCAAAGGCAAAATGTATATAGACGATGCCTCTGGTTTAACTCCTACCGAAGTACGCTCACGTGCCCGCCGTATCGCCCGCGAACACGGTGGTTTGAGCATGATCATGGTCGACTATTTGCAGCTGATGACGGTACCGGGGTTGTCGGATAACCGTACCCTGGAAATTGCCGAAATTTCGCGCTCACTCAAAGCTTTGGCCAAAGAGCTGAAAGTGCCGGTGATTGCCTTATCTCAGCTAAACCGTAGTTTGGAACAGCGTGCTGACAAGCGCCCTGTAAACTCCGACTTACGTGAATCCGGTTCTATCGAGCAGGATGCCGACTTAATTATGTTTATCTACCGGGACGAGGTTTATCACGACGATAGCCCGGACAAAGGCACAGCCGAAGTCATTATAGGTAAGCAGCGTAACGGCCCTATAGGTCGTATTCGCCTGACTTTCCATGGTCGCTATTCACGGTTTGACAACTACGCAGGCACAGCCCGTTTTGAGGACGAGTATTAATGAGTCGTCGTCCACAGGCCCGTATTGATTTAGCGGCCTTATTGCATAATTTACAACAAGTTCGCGCTGCTGCCCCGAATAGCAAAGTGCTGGCAGTGTTAAAAGCCAACGCTTATGGCCATGGTTTATTGAAAGTGGCTGAACAACTCAAAGACGCCAGTGCTTTTGGTGTGGCCCGTATTGACGAAGCCCTGATGCTGCGGGCCGGTGGCATAGTCAAACCTATAGTGCTGCTGGAAGGTTTTTTCCATGCGGACGAATTGCCACAAGTGGTTGCCAGTAACCTTCAGATAGTAGTACATCATCCAAGTCAGGTTGAGGCTTTAGTGGCTGCAGAATTAGATTCCCCTGTGCATGTCTGGCTGAAAATGGACAGTGGCATGCATAGGTTGGGTTTATTGCCACACGAGTTTTTAAATGCCTACCGGCAGTTGTGTCAAAGCCCGAATGTAATTCAGCCTATGCGGTTGATGACCCATTTTGCCAGTGCCGATGAGCCGACACTGGACAGTACCCAACAGCAAATTGATCTGTTTCTGAAAACAGTCGAAGGTTTGTCAGGCGAGCTTTGTCTGGCCAATTCCGCTGGTACTTTGGCCTGGCCACAAAGCCATGGTCATTGGATCCGTCCTGGTATAGCTTTATACGGTGTTTCGCCTATGGAGCAGGGCAGAGCAGAGCAACATCAATTAAAAGCTGTGATGAGCTTTAGCAGCAGCGTTATAGCTGTGCGTGATGTAAAGCAAGGCGACAAAGTAGGGTACGGTGGCACCTGGACTGCACCAGCTGATACCCGTTTAGCTGTGGTCGCTGTAGGTTATGGTGATGGTTACCCTAGGGCAGCCAGCAATGGCTGTCCTGTACTGATTAAAGGCCAACGTTATCCAATAGTTGGACGGGTCTCTATGGATATGACCACAGTAGACATTGGTCATGCTGACGTGCAGATTGGTGACGAAGTCGTGTTATGGGGCGCCGATTTGCCAGTCGAAGAAATTGCAGAGCAGGTGCAGACTATTCCTTATGAGTTGCTCTGTAATATCACCAGCAGGGTCGAATTCCGCTATCTAACTGCAGAATCCTAAATAGCAAAAAGCCGACTTCAAAATTTCGGCTTTTTTGGTTGGTGCAGATCGGGTTATTCGTCGAAGCTGACTTCAATAAATACTTTGCCGAAGTCTGAATCAAAAGGCATCAGAATTTTCGCACCAGTAGTTTTATGAGTGATGGTGTGGCCTTTACCTGATACGACAACAGGGGTCGCCATACTGAACTCATGACCTTTTTCACCCAGAATACGTTTGGCACCACCAGTGACCATATTAGTGATTTCACCCACCATATCGGTGACTTCTTCATTAATTTTGTCAGGTCTTTCGCCTAACATTCTGGACATGATTTCCAGTGCTAAAGATTCTTCAAAAGTGACGGAGAAGGACCCTTTGGTGGTAGGACCTATCATACCAATCAAACCTGATACTTCACCGCGAGCCTGTTCGTCTTTCTTTAATCGTGGCTGTCCTGGCACAATTTTAGTATTTGCCATGGTACCTAACACATTGACTAACGAAGAGAGAAACGGATTTACATACTCAACATTCATTTATTTAGCCTGTTCGGAGTCTGGACCTGATCGCATTGCCAACTTCAAGATTAGGTGGCTATGTCATAGAACACAAGTCTAGCTTATTGTTTTGGTATGAATTTTTCTAAGTTCTTTACAAATTTGTTCAGTTCTGGTCACTAAAATAGCCACTGTGACCAGAAGGCGTCAAGCGGATTCAATCGTTTGACGCTTTTTTCAGACAGCTTTGGCAACTTCCGTGAGCTTCCACAGTTTGTCTTTGAATTAAAAAGCCTTTTTCAGAGGCTAATTTAACAAATTCCTGCTGCAGCGGCGACGAATGTAGTTCTTCTACATGACCGCACTGATCACAGATCAAAAGCTGAGCCGGATGATGCTGTTCAAAGTGATGACAGAGCAAGAAAGCATTGGTCGATTCAATTTTATGAATAAAACCCTGCTCGGTCAGAAAGTCCAAAGCCCGGTAAATAGTGGCAGGTTTAGCCGCTGGTTCGCTGGCTTTTAACTGTTCCAGTAATTCATAGGCACCAATACCACCGTGAGTTTCCGCCAATAAACGGAACACCTTTTCACGAATGCTGGTAAAGCGCGCGCCATTGACATCACAAATATGGCGGGCTCTGGTGACCAAAGATTCAATCGACATAACGCAGCTCACTCCGGTAGCAATGGCGGCAGTTTATCACATAAGTGTGTTTGCTCCAGCCCTTGTATTGGGAATTCCTTATACAAAACCAAAGTTAA
Protein-coding sequences here:
- the alr gene encoding alanine racemase, with protein sequence MSRRPQARIDLAALLHNLQQVRAAAPNSKVLAVLKANAYGHGLLKVAEQLKDASAFGVARIDEALMLRAGGIVKPIVLLEGFFHADELPQVVASNLQIVVHHPSQVEALVAAELDSPVHVWLKMDSGMHRLGLLPHEFLNAYRQLCQSPNVIQPMRLMTHFASADEPTLDSTQQQIDLFLKTVEGLSGELCLANSAGTLAWPQSHGHWIRPGIALYGVSPMEQGRAEQHQLKAVMSFSSSVIAVRDVKQGDKVGYGGTWTAPADTRLAVVAVGYGDGYPRAASNGCPVLIKGQRYPIVGRVSMDMTTVDIGHADVQIGDEVVLWGADLPVEEIAEQVQTIPYELLCNITSRVEFRYLTAES
- a CDS encoding chemotaxis protein CheX is translated as MNVEYVNPFLSSLVNVLGTMANTKIVPGQPRLKKDEQARGEVSGLIGMIGPTTKGSFSVTFEESLALEIMSRMLGERPDKINEEVTDMVGEITNMVTGGAKRILGEKGHEFSMATPVVVSGKGHTITHKTTGAKILMPFDSDFGKVFIEVSFDE
- a CDS encoding transcriptional repressor, with product MSIESLVTRARHICDVNGARFTSIREKVFRLLAETHGGIGAYELLEQLKASEPAAKPATIYRALDFLTEQGFIHKIESTNAFLLCHHFEQHHPAQLLICDQCGHVEELHSSPLQQEFVKLASEKGFLIQRQTVEAHGSCQSCLKKASND